One window of Bactrocera tryoni isolate S06 chromosome 2, CSIRO_BtryS06_freeze2, whole genome shotgun sequence genomic DNA carries:
- the LOC120768441 gene encoding probable ribosome production factor 1: MKKKTQNKPVESDSDSSFDEDEPQTIEEQEDVDSSDENELPTTSNAKKTTKSKSIKATAKDDSDSSEDEDAGMDENEDDNESKNKSTQDDNNEQDKDGDDDNDGDEKSDDEDAEPEVRMPVINPLAFMKNKDQRMALFKKMKKEKHKQKMQERRARRKAGLPANPGHTIESLREKDQTTVANLEDSDNEELRRELQMDDFSSYFERSYEPKVLITFADNPVTKTRKFGLELSRIFPNALVKIRNRSSVKNICKSAIREEYTDVVIINEDRRKPNGLLVIHLPNGPTAHFKLSNVQLTSDIKRDHKEITKHRPEVILTNFTTRLGLTVGRMLGALFHHDPEFKGRRAVTFHNQRDYIFFRHHRYEFTKEGKRVNLREMGPRFTLKLRSLQEGLFDSKTGDYSWIITNKRHAMEASRRRFFL; this comes from the coding sequence atgaagaaGAAGACACAAAATAAGCCTGTTGAGTCCGACAGTGATTCCAGCTTTGACGAGGATGAACCACAAACGATAGAAGAGCAGGAAGACGTGGACTCAAGCGACGAAAATGAACTTCCTACTACCAGCAATGCCAAAAAGACAACAAAATCCAAATCAATTAAAGCTACCGCTAAGGATGACAGTGACAGCAGTGAAGATGAAGATGCAGGCATGGATGAGAACGAGGACGATAACGagagtaaaaataaatctaCACAGGACGACAACAATGAACAGGACAAAGACGGTGATGATGACAATGATGGTGACGAGAAGAGCGATGATGAAGACGCTGAACCAGAGGTTCGCATGCCCGTTATCAATCCTTTGGCGTTTATGAAGAACAAAGATCAACGTATGGCactgtttaaaaaaatgaaaaaggagaaacacaaacaaaaaatgcaagaaaGACGTGCACGTCGTAAAGCTGGCTTACCTGCAAATCCCGGTCACACAATAGAAAGTTTGCGTGAAAAAGATCAGACAACAGTAGCTAACTTGGAAGATTCTGATAATGAAGAGCTACGTAGGGAACTACAAATGGACGACTTTAGTTCTTACTTTGAACGTAGTTATGAGCCAAAAGTGTTGATTACTTTTGCCGATAATCCCGTAACGAAAACTCGAAAGTTTGGACTTGAATTAAGTCGTATATTCCCAAATGCATTAGTAAAAATACGAAATAGATCATcggttaaaaatatatgtaaaagtgCTATTCGCGAAGAATACACAGATGTAGTAATTATTAACGAAGATCGCCGCAAACCAAACGGATTACTTGTAATACATCTTCCCAACGGTCCAACGGCACATTTTAAATTGTCCAATGTGCAACTAACTTCAGATATCAAGCGTGATCACAAAGAGATAACAAAACACCGACCAGAAGTAATACTGACAAACTTTACTACAAGACTTGGTTTAACCGTTGGCCGTATGCTGGGTGCACTTTTCCACCACGACCCTGAGTTTAAAGGGCGACGTGCAGTCACTTTCCACAATCAACGTGATTACATATTTTTCCGTCACCACCGTTATGAATTCACAAAAGAGGGCAAAAGGGTAAACTTACGTGAGATGGGACCACGTTTCACTTTGAAATTACGTTCATTACAGGAAGGTTTGTTCGACAGTAAAACAGGTGACTATTCGTGGATAATTACAAACAAACGACACGCTATGGAGGCTTCTCGTCGCCGTTTCTTCTTGTAA